The Streptomyces sp. NBC_00224 genome has a window encoding:
- a CDS encoding phospholipase — MTTHLRHGTGPRMVLALVMALCGILGATALSTTPAAAGDQRHAIYAIAHRVDTLDGVDAALKHGANGIEIDVCAWYNPNEWRAYHDCSSAGENRRGPSFDSMIDRIVSHANAGRRLALVWLDIKDPNYCGEQPNRGCSVAGLRDKAQRLTAAGIQVLYGFYEYHGGSTPDVGGRGWKSLEGRLGSLEGITTTGTRDQAQSAFNRSGSGFPTGHRAMDYGDSDITKGFGNCTEATYNTCAELKKGAQDRAAGRLAATLSWTTTYNDPWYVDKLLGDAQVDGIIAGYGAFTGVREYDDNWQCANAVNLVRDWVNRHSSTHRMATSGDRLFR, encoded by the coding sequence TTGACCACTCACCTTCGACATGGCACCGGCCCGCGGATGGTACTGGCGCTGGTGATGGCGCTGTGCGGGATCCTCGGTGCCACCGCGCTCAGCACGACCCCGGCCGCGGCCGGCGATCAGCGTCACGCCATCTACGCCATCGCGCACCGGGTCGACACCCTGGACGGCGTGGATGCCGCGCTCAAGCACGGCGCCAACGGCATCGAGATCGACGTCTGCGCCTGGTACAACCCCAACGAATGGCGCGCCTATCATGACTGTTCCTCGGCCGGTGAGAACCGACGGGGCCCCAGCTTCGACAGCATGATCGACCGCATCGTCTCCCACGCCAACGCCGGGCGCCGGCTGGCGCTGGTGTGGCTGGACATCAAGGACCCGAACTACTGCGGAGAGCAGCCGAACCGTGGGTGCAGCGTCGCCGGACTGCGCGACAAGGCGCAGCGGCTGACGGCTGCCGGGATCCAGGTGCTCTACGGTTTCTACGAGTACCACGGCGGCAGCACGCCGGACGTCGGCGGCAGAGGCTGGAAGAGTCTGGAAGGCAGGCTCGGCAGCCTGGAGGGCATCACGACGACCGGGACCCGCGACCAGGCCCAGAGCGCCTTCAACCGGTCCGGTTCCGGGTTCCCGACCGGTCACCGGGCGATGGACTACGGAGACAGCGACATCACCAAGGGTTTCGGCAACTGCACCGAAGCCACCTACAACACGTGCGCGGAGCTCAAGAAGGGCGCCCAGGACCGTGCCGCTGGACGGCTCGCGGCCACACTGTCCTGGACGACCACCTACAACGACCCGTGGTACGTCGACAAACTGCTCGGCGACGCACAGGTGGACGGCATCATCGCGGGCTACGGCGCCTTCACCGGAGTACGCGAGTACGACGACAACTGGCAGTGCGCCAACGCCGTCAACCTCGTCCGTGACTGGGTGAACCGCCACAGCTCGACCCACCGCATGGCCACCAGCGGCGACCGCCTCTTCAGGTAA
- a CDS encoding LuxR C-terminal-related transcriptional regulator, with protein sequence MGNSLSVSDLDLRTLAGMVTETRTDVPAQGLPPSLLSDLMGQIRCDELTVAGFDSHRRAWWLTQVGPGGDETPDEAADLTHWEHYWDCEPCSYPDRSADLRSVLTIADFYSARQWHSTGMYTDYYRPLGIEHELTLCMPAGTPGTSPLGRTLRIFLFRGPGRDFSERDRALLTLLRPHLYEAYLEAERRRHPTPQLTPRQWQLLHLLAAGHTNVQIARRLGVSEGTVRKHLENAYRRLQVSNRMAAVTRAFPEGVSVPSPHSEAPYRGC encoded by the coding sequence ATGGGGAACTCGTTGTCGGTCAGCGACCTGGATCTGCGCACCTTGGCGGGGATGGTCACCGAGACCCGCACCGACGTGCCGGCGCAGGGGCTGCCGCCGTCCCTGCTCAGTGACCTGATGGGCCAGATCCGCTGTGACGAACTGACCGTCGCGGGGTTCGACAGTCACCGGCGGGCGTGGTGGCTGACACAGGTCGGCCCTGGTGGCGACGAGACACCTGATGAAGCCGCCGACCTGACGCACTGGGAGCACTACTGGGACTGCGAGCCCTGCAGTTACCCCGACCGTAGCGCCGACCTGCGCAGTGTCCTGACGATCGCGGACTTCTACTCAGCCAGGCAATGGCACAGCACCGGCATGTACACCGACTACTATCGGCCACTGGGGATCGAGCACGAGCTCACGCTCTGCATGCCCGCCGGAACGCCGGGGACCAGCCCCCTCGGCCGGACTCTGCGGATATTCCTGTTCCGCGGGCCCGGCCGGGACTTCTCCGAGCGCGACCGCGCGCTGCTCACGTTGTTGCGGCCTCACCTGTACGAGGCATATCTGGAAGCCGAACGGCGTCGGCACCCCACTCCCCAGCTCACGCCCCGGCAATGGCAGTTGCTGCACCTGCTCGCCGCCGGACACACCAACGTCCAGATCGCCCGCCGACTGGGAGTGTCCGAAGGGACCGTGCGCAAGCACTTGGAGAACGCCTACCGACGACTGCAGGTCTCCAACCGCATGGCGGCGGTCACCCGCGCGTTCCCGGAGGGCGTATCGGTTCCGTCCCCTCACTCCGAGGCACCGTACCGGGGGTGTTGA
- a CDS encoding YkvA family protein, which yields MTRGVRGVDGEGHTAMDLEIEMDLPQGVLAGSMSTGLTVGLVLAALVLLAAALVAVVLTVRLVRARKILRDAGIPLTHKAAYWGALLYVISPVDLLPDPVYLDDIGVLLLALRTVQAAASRGRGEPD from the coding sequence GTGACCCGGGGCGTGCGCGGGGTGGACGGTGAGGGGCACACGGCCATGGACCTGGAGATCGAGATGGACCTCCCGCAAGGCGTTCTCGCCGGTTCGATGAGTACGGGGCTGACGGTCGGCCTGGTCCTTGCCGCACTCGTGCTTCTCGCGGCCGCGCTGGTGGCGGTCGTCCTGACCGTCCGGCTGGTCCGGGCCCGCAAGATCCTGCGGGACGCCGGCATCCCCCTGACCCACAAGGCCGCCTACTGGGGCGCGCTGCTGTACGTGATCAGCCCGGTCGACCTGCTCCCCGACCCCGTCTACCTGGACGACATAGGAGTCCTGCTTCTGGCCCTGCGCACCGTGCAGGCGGCGGCCTCGCGGGGGAGGGGTGAACCGGACTAG
- a CDS encoding HXXEE domain-containing protein — MARVRRRTTADLAASAQTHVVPTGVYWGLFAAWAVNDVEELLTMAPWSRSAGPRLKARFPRVPDAVWKRVEVTQPQVNTAIGLMALVMAAAAADGARTRGHSAFFRTVLTGFGLHGVVHLAQSAAYRGLTPGVATSPTVVIPYSVWALSHLRRAGLPPASPALGLALFPVAAGTVHTLARRLTRTTQQATEA; from the coding sequence ATGGCTCGTGTGAGGCGCAGGACAACCGCGGATCTGGCGGCGTCCGCGCAGACGCACGTCGTACCCACCGGTGTCTACTGGGGGTTGTTCGCCGCCTGGGCGGTCAACGATGTGGAGGAACTGCTCACCATGGCCCCCTGGTCCCGCTCCGCCGGACCGCGCCTCAAAGCCCGCTTCCCCCGGGTCCCGGACGCGGTGTGGAAACGAGTGGAAGTCACCCAGCCGCAGGTGAACACCGCGATCGGCTTGATGGCCTTGGTGATGGCAGCCGCCGCGGCGGACGGTGCCCGCACCCGGGGGCACAGCGCCTTCTTCCGCACCGTTCTGACCGGCTTCGGCCTCCACGGTGTGGTGCACCTCGCCCAGTCGGCCGCCTATCGCGGCCTGACCCCGGGCGTCGCGACCTCCCCAACCGTGGTCATCCCCTACAGCGTGTGGGCACTGTCCCACCTGCGCCGCGCGGGCCTCCCACCCGCCTCCCCGGCCCTCGGTCTCGCTCTGTTCCCCGTCGCGGCGGGCACGGTGCACACGCTGGCGCGGCGCCTGACTCGGACGACGCAGCAGGCAACGGAGGCGTGA
- a CDS encoding phosphatase PAP2 family protein: MLWAAVGVVALGFLVALEIATRSYGVPGPLTNQAREVIFAPKSGPLLYASMALMMVVLTWRQRFIAVGAAIGIDIIFFLVRWAVDAKMMFGNGALWVILGCAAIAVTRRTGRERVLLLKGVGLGLVLVAGRKTGDAWLLITWKTRPTVLDQYVATADHALGNPSWVAGRIVEATGPIGAHVLDWVYIQLAVGAVAVALYQLRNVAVERRFPGHHLVRTFLVIGLLGPAIYMIYPVVGPIFAYGADGGHWAVANLWPDTPSPVNAPHPMPFDGITPRNCMPSLHTAWATAIFIHSRKGPRILQFGGAFWLIATLGATLGFGYHYGADIIAGVVFAFTIEAALRSLDRGWDRSGIRLVAYGAVVFTALLLAYRYLSVEMAEHPWVFGPLLILAMTSVVYGCVRTTKLWDAKAAPVRQPEPQPQPELV; encoded by the coding sequence CGTAGCTACGGCGTGCCGGGGCCGCTCACCAATCAGGCGCGCGAGGTGATATTCGCACCCAAATCGGGGCCGCTTCTTTACGCCAGCATGGCTTTGATGATGGTGGTGCTCACCTGGCGGCAACGATTTATCGCGGTGGGTGCCGCCATCGGAATCGACATCATCTTCTTTCTCGTGCGGTGGGCCGTGGACGCCAAGATGATGTTCGGCAACGGCGCGCTCTGGGTGATCCTGGGATGTGCGGCCATCGCGGTCACGCGCCGCACCGGCCGGGAACGTGTCCTGCTGCTCAAGGGCGTCGGGCTGGGCCTGGTGCTGGTCGCCGGCCGCAAGACCGGCGATGCCTGGCTGCTCATCACATGGAAGACCCGCCCGACGGTGCTCGACCAGTACGTGGCAACCGCCGATCACGCGCTGGGCAACCCGTCGTGGGTCGCAGGCCGGATCGTCGAGGCCACCGGCCCGATCGGCGCCCACGTTCTCGACTGGGTCTACATCCAGCTCGCGGTGGGCGCGGTCGCCGTCGCGCTGTACCAGCTGCGTAACGTGGCGGTGGAGCGCCGCTTCCCGGGCCACCACCTGGTGCGCACCTTTCTGGTGATCGGCTTGCTCGGGCCGGCCATCTACATGATCTACCCGGTGGTCGGACCGATCTTCGCCTACGGCGCCGACGGCGGTCACTGGGCGGTGGCCAACCTGTGGCCGGACACGCCGTCGCCGGTCAACGCCCCGCACCCGATGCCGTTCGACGGGATCACGCCGCGCAACTGCATGCCCAGCCTGCACACGGCATGGGCCACCGCGATCTTCATTCATTCCCGCAAGGGCCCGAGGATCCTGCAATTCGGCGGCGCGTTCTGGCTGATCGCGACGCTCGGCGCGACGCTGGGATTCGGCTACCACTACGGCGCGGATATCATTGCGGGCGTGGTGTTCGCATTCACGATCGAGGCAGCGCTGCGCTCGCTCGACCGTGGCTGGGATCGCTCGGGAATCCGGCTGGTCGCTTATGGAGCGGTGGTCTTTACCGCACTCTTGCTGGCGTATCGCTATCTGTCCGTGGAGATGGCCGAACATCCGTGGGTGTTCGGACCGCTTCTCATTCTGGCGATGACCTCAGTGGTCTACGGCTGCGTACGGACCACCAAGCTGTGGGACGCGAAGGCCGCACCAGTGCGGCAGCCGGAACCGCAGCCGCAACCCGAACTGGTTTGA
- a CDS encoding DUF4389 domain-containing protein, which produces MSLATPYPAQLDLQGTREIARWRPLVQWLLAVPQLLIAYALSLLRGVLTFIAFFTVLFTRRIPRPLFDAIAMTFRYEWRVVSYVLFLREDYPPFDFQATADDDGVDSHTLVTFAYPERMSRWQPLVKWLLAVPHYLVLFALSLAAMAVVLVGFFAVLITGEYPQGLRNFLVGVYRYNLRVQAYVGLLTDTYPPFSLQAG; this is translated from the coding sequence ATGTCACTGGCCACCCCCTACCCCGCTCAACTCGACCTTCAGGGCACACGTGAGATCGCCCGCTGGCGACCGCTCGTGCAATGGCTCCTCGCCGTCCCGCAACTGCTGATCGCCTACGCGCTGAGCCTGTTGCGTGGGGTGCTGACGTTCATCGCCTTCTTCACCGTGCTGTTCACCCGGCGCATCCCCCGTCCGCTCTTCGACGCGATCGCCATGACCTTCCGCTACGAGTGGCGCGTCGTCAGCTACGTGCTGTTTCTGCGCGAGGATTACCCGCCGTTCGACTTCCAGGCCACCGCGGACGACGACGGCGTCGATTCGCACACCCTCGTGACGTTCGCCTACCCCGAGCGGATGTCACGGTGGCAGCCACTGGTCAAATGGCTCCTCGCCGTCCCGCACTACCTGGTGCTGTTCGCGCTGAGCCTCGCGGCGATGGCCGTCGTGCTCGTGGGATTCTTCGCCGTGCTGATCACCGGTGAATATCCGCAGGGGCTCCGCAACTTCCTCGTCGGCGTCTACCGCTACAACCTGCGGGTGCAGGCCTACGTCGGCCTGCTCACCGACACGTATCCGCCCTTCAGCCTCCAAGCCGGCTGA
- a CDS encoding PadR family transcriptional regulator — protein sequence MPDIQAAWLRASLPLCLLGVLATEGESYGYALIQRLGEAGLGGLKAATLYPALGKLEEEGAVEVRWSAGDGGPGRKYYHLTPTGHTRLAQEYRSWRALDDVVSALAGDRSPARTTPGDHGGEDQ from the coding sequence ATGCCGGACATCCAAGCCGCGTGGCTGCGCGCGTCATTGCCGTTGTGCCTGCTCGGCGTGCTGGCCACCGAGGGCGAGAGCTACGGCTACGCACTGATCCAGCGGCTCGGCGAGGCCGGGCTCGGGGGCCTCAAGGCAGCCACCCTCTACCCGGCCCTCGGCAAACTGGAGGAAGAGGGCGCCGTCGAGGTGCGGTGGAGCGCGGGAGACGGCGGGCCGGGGCGGAAGTACTACCACCTCACCCCCACCGGACACACCCGCCTCGCACAGGAGTACCGGTCCTGGCGGGCCCTGGACGACGTGGTGAGCGCGCTGGCCGGGGACCGCTCTCCCGCACGGACGACACCCGGGGACCACGGGGGCGAGGATCAATGA
- a CDS encoding DUF3592 domain-containing protein produces the protein MEREWLFCLIPLTIGVVFLSFGVYGLRRAKALRRSGVSARARIVRHDVVRNDDGARFHYPVAAWTARDGRTCEYASRFGRAGVGNGFGVGAHVMVRYDPQAPDRFAIVGWDTRSVDLLFTALGAVFTVGTVTVLAVRLLTL, from the coding sequence ATGGAACGTGAATGGCTCTTCTGTCTCATCCCGCTGACGATCGGCGTGGTTTTCCTCAGCTTCGGTGTGTACGGGCTCCGCCGTGCCAAGGCGCTGCGCCGCAGTGGTGTCAGCGCCAGGGCGCGGATCGTCCGCCACGACGTGGTGCGCAATGACGACGGCGCCAGGTTCCACTACCCGGTCGCGGCCTGGACGGCCCGGGACGGGCGCACCTGCGAGTACGCATCCAGGTTCGGCCGCGCAGGCGTGGGAAACGGCTTCGGCGTGGGGGCGCACGTCATGGTCCGATACGATCCGCAAGCCCCCGACCGGTTCGCCATCGTGGGCTGGGACACGAGAAGTGTCGACCTGCTGTTCACCGCGCTGGGGGCGGTGTTCACCGTGGGGACGGTGACCGTCCTGGCCGTGCGGCTCCTCACTCTCTGA
- a CDS encoding PASTA domain-containing protein, whose amino-acid sequence MLNATDRDAVNQGLHPLTFGSGPKGETTMRVRDKIFGGVLVASLATVLNVAGAGAGAASSAPLTSALVTPVEASAHTASVSARTATAAATPLVFDVNGTFTDGGSARPVISDVNDILTVDMSSQHRPTATGVVINSDTILVTFPDDATYSAKLQAPNTIRWSNGSTWQKLNLVRVPDVGEETRLVATSILNSAGFAVGRVTTVVDWRCNHDHTVSGQTPGAGTLAVPGTAVNLTIGVLPTGGQCP is encoded by the coding sequence ATGCTGAACGCGACCGACCGTGACGCGGTGAATCAGGGCCTGCATCCGCTCACATTTGGCTCGGGCCCGAAGGGGGAGACAACCATGCGAGTCCGCGACAAGATCTTCGGAGGGGTGCTGGTGGCGTCCTTGGCCACCGTCCTGAACGTGGCAGGAGCAGGGGCAGGAGCCGCCAGCTCTGCCCCGCTCACGTCTGCGCTCGTCACACCCGTCGAAGCGAGCGCCCACACGGCGTCCGTGTCGGCGCGCACCGCCACCGCGGCAGCGACACCGCTGGTGTTCGACGTGAACGGCACGTTTACCGACGGGGGGTCAGCGAGGCCGGTGATTTCGGACGTCAACGACATCCTGACGGTGGACATGTCCTCCCAGCATCGTCCGACCGCCACCGGTGTCGTGATCAACAGCGACACCATCCTGGTCACTTTCCCTGATGACGCCACCTACAGCGCGAAGCTGCAGGCGCCGAACACCATCAGGTGGTCCAACGGTTCGACCTGGCAGAAGCTCAACCTGGTGCGGGTGCCGGACGTGGGCGAGGAGACCCGGCTCGTGGCCACGTCGATCCTGAACTCCGCGGGCTTCGCCGTCGGCAGGGTGACCACAGTCGTCGACTGGAGGTGCAATCACGACCACACCGTCTCCGGTCAGACTCCGGGCGCCGGCACATTGGCCGTCCCGGGAACCGCGGTGAACCTCACGATCGGAGTGCTGCCAACGGGAGGGCAGTGTCCGTGA
- a CDS encoding TetR/AcrR family transcriptional regulator, which yields MSHPEPAPRPPLTRDRVLRTAVALADTGGIESLTMRKLGVELGVEAMSLYRHVANKVDLLDGMIDSVFAEIDLPCGKAGWRTAMRRRAISARAVMSRHPWATGLMESRTTPGPATLHHHDAVIGTLREAGFSIELTAHALSVLDSYIYGFSLQEAGPPFGTAEETAKAAQTIQAQFGAGQYPHLTEMTVEHILRPGYDHGNEFVFGLDLILDGLERARRTGL from the coding sequence ATGAGCCACCCGGAACCCGCCCCCCGCCCCCCGTTGACCAGGGACCGCGTGCTGCGGACCGCCGTCGCTCTCGCCGACACGGGCGGGATCGAGTCGCTGACCATGCGCAAGCTCGGCGTGGAACTCGGGGTCGAGGCGATGTCGTTGTACCGCCACGTGGCGAACAAGGTCGACCTGCTCGACGGCATGATCGACAGCGTCTTCGCGGAGATCGACCTTCCCTGCGGCAAGGCCGGCTGGCGGACGGCCATGCGCCGACGGGCCATCTCGGCCCGCGCCGTCATGTCGCGCCACCCCTGGGCGACGGGGCTGATGGAGTCGCGGACCACTCCGGGCCCCGCGACGCTGCACCACCACGACGCCGTGATCGGAACGCTCAGGGAAGCGGGCTTCTCGATCGAACTGACCGCCCACGCGTTGTCCGTTCTGGACAGCTATATCTACGGGTTCTCGCTGCAGGAGGCCGGCCCGCCCTTCGGCACCGCGGAGGAGACGGCGAAGGCCGCGCAGACGATCCAGGCACAATTCGGCGCCGGTCAGTACCCCCACCTCACCGAGATGACCGTCGAGCACATCCTGCGGCCCGGCTACGACCACGGAAACGAGTTCGTGTTCGGACTCGACCTGATCCTCGACGGCCTTGAGCGGGCCCGGCGGACGGGACTCTGA
- a CDS encoding TetR/AcrR family transcriptional regulator — MGESSTSSPRRRTAGTGPRAAERIHEATLELLIERGYQRLTVEAVAQKAGVNKTTIYRWWPSKGPLLRAALLRSQLLDIDIPDTGNLRGDLIALAGQMARLVNGERTGPVARAMLSGGGQDELAFLTRDFFADRLERERPLFARAVARGELSADTDPALLVDLIAGAVWMRILLRQLPAGEEFVEAVVDAVLQPIGAQLASVEDLR; from the coding sequence ATGGGCGAATCCAGCACGAGCAGTCCCCGGCGACGCACGGCAGGCACCGGTCCGCGCGCCGCCGAACGCATCCACGAGGCCACGTTGGAACTACTCATCGAGCGCGGCTACCAGCGGCTGACCGTGGAGGCTGTCGCACAGAAGGCGGGGGTGAACAAGACCACGATCTACCGGTGGTGGCCGTCCAAGGGGCCACTGCTGCGGGCCGCACTGCTCCGCTCCCAGCTGCTCGACATCGACATCCCCGACACCGGAAACCTCCGGGGTGATCTGATCGCACTCGCTGGACAGATGGCCCGCCTGGTGAACGGAGAGCGCACCGGCCCCGTCGCCCGTGCCATGCTCAGCGGCGGCGGCCAGGACGAACTCGCCTTTCTCACCCGGGACTTCTTCGCCGACCGCCTCGAACGGGAACGGCCGCTGTTCGCCCGTGCCGTCGCCCGCGGCGAACTGTCCGCGGACACGGACCCCGCCCTTCTCGTAGACCTCATCGCGGGCGCCGTGTGGATGCGGATCCTGCTACGGCAACTCCCGGCCGGAGAAGAGTTCGTGGAGGCCGTGGTCGACGCGGTACTGCAGCCCATCGGCGCCCAGCTCGCCTCCGTCGAGGACCTGCGCTGA
- a CDS encoding class I SAM-dependent methyltransferase — MTSSELWTRATADRYDAEETGMASAAVLGPALAFLAELAGDGRALEFAIGTGRVGVPLRARGVQVVGIELSEHMAAVLRRKADEVTLPVVIGDMATTVVPGEFTLVYLVYNTITNLLTQDEQVECFRNAARHLAPGGRFVIELGVPPLRFLPPGQVAVPFDVSEQHLGFDTFDLVEQILVSHHFTREGDDGRYRRGNSRHRYAWPAELDLMARIAGLELERRVADWDGAPFTQDSAKHISVWRKPA, encoded by the coding sequence GTGACGAGCAGTGAGCTATGGACCCGTGCGACCGCCGACCGCTACGACGCCGAAGAGACCGGGATGGCCTCGGCCGCCGTCCTCGGACCGGCTCTCGCTTTCCTCGCCGAGCTCGCCGGAGACGGCCGGGCTCTGGAGTTCGCCATCGGAACCGGTCGGGTGGGCGTCCCGCTCCGGGCACGCGGCGTGCAGGTGGTGGGCATAGAACTGTCCGAGCACATGGCAGCGGTCCTGCGGCGCAAGGCCGACGAGGTCACGCTCCCGGTGGTCATCGGGGACATGGCCACCACCGTCGTCCCTGGCGAGTTCACCCTGGTCTATCTCGTCTACAACACCATCACGAATCTGCTCACGCAGGACGAGCAGGTCGAATGCTTCCGCAACGCCGCACGTCATCTGGCGCCCGGCGGCCGATTCGTCATCGAACTGGGCGTGCCGCCACTGCGGTTCCTGCCTCCCGGCCAGGTCGCGGTGCCGTTCGACGTCTCTGAACAGCATCTCGGCTTCGACACCTTCGACCTGGTCGAGCAGATTCTCGTCTCGCACCACTTCACCCGCGAGGGCGACGACGGCCGCTACCGCCGCGGCAACTCCCGGCATCGGTACGCCTGGCCGGCAGAGCTCGACCTGATGGCACGGATCGCCGGCCTCGAACTGGAACGTCGCGTCGCGGACTGGGACGGGGCGCCGTTCACCCAGGACTCCGCGAAGCACATCTCCGTATGGCGCAAGCCAGCCTGA